The following are encoded together in the Peromyscus leucopus breed LL Stock chromosome 1, UCI_PerLeu_2.1, whole genome shotgun sequence genome:
- the Rin1 gene encoding LOW QUALITY PROTEIN: ras and Rab interactor 1 (The sequence of the model RefSeq protein was modified relative to this genomic sequence to represent the inferred CDS: inserted 1 base in 1 codon) encodes MEDPGETGAHPLGATNLNFVPGHQQKEKPSPDPLYDTPDARGAQASGSQQPARTVSLRERLLITRPVWLQLRANAAAALHVLRTEPPGTFLVRKSNTRQCQALCVRLPEASGPSFVSSHYIQESPGGVSLEGSELMFQDLVQLICAYCHTRDILLLPLRXPRAIHQAGSHKELEAISHLGMEFWSSSLNTKVQQRPSEAPSIPRLKARSPQELDQGTGAALCFFNPLFPGDLGPTKREKFQRSFKVRVSTETSSPLSPPAVPPPPVPVPPGTSSGQTERQPPRQLLQRESSVGYRVPGSASGPGLPPLPSLQEVDCCSPSSSEEEDSAGSPTTSPFLGRPRQRRPLLRSMSSAFCSLLAPERQVGRAATMLMQNRYTAVGQLVQDLLTQVRAGPEPRELQCIRQALSRARAMLSAELGPEKLLSPERLELVLEKSLHRSVLKPLRPILAARLRRRLSTDGSLGRLAEGFRLARTQGPGALGSHLCLSSPVETEQVRQRLLQLLGTYSPVAQIKWLLQACKLLYTALKTQAGEKAGADEFLPLLSLVLAQCDLPDLLLEAEYMSELLEPTLLTGEGGYYLTSLSASLALLGGLSQAHTLPLSPAQELQRSLALWEQRRLPATHSFQHLLRVAYQDPSTGCTSKTLAVPPGSSIASLSQLCATKFRVTHPDAFGLFLYKDQGYHRLPPETLAHRLPATGYLVYRRAERPEIQRAATEKAKAASERPEAGAWEGEGGDPNSEGESETTVDQGGEDQARGGHVRPAEHRVEGGQAAEE; translated from the exons ATGGAAGACCCCGGGGAGACAGGAGCACACCCTCTGGGAGCTACCAACCTCAACTTTGTTCCTGGgcaccaacagaaagaaaa GCCGTCTCCAGACCCGCTGTACGACACACCTGATGCCCGCGGGGCCCAGGCAAGTGGGTCCCAACAACCAGCTCGCACTGTGAGCCTGCGGGAGCGGCTGCTGATCACCCGGCCCGTGTGGTTACAGTTGCGGGCCAACGCCGCCGCCGCCCTGCACGTGCTGAGGACAGAGCCTCCAGGG ACCTTCCTGGTACGGAAATCTAACACTCGCCAGTGCCAGGCTCTGTGTGTGCGGCTGCCAGAAGCCAGCGGCCCTTCTTTTGTCTCCAGTCACTATATCCAAGAGAGCCCTGGCG GCGTCTCTTTGGAGGGTTCAGAGCTCATGTTCCAGGACCTGGTCCAGCTCATCTGTGCATACTGCCACACCAG GGACATTCTCCTCCTCCCGCTCC CTCCCAGGGCCATTCATCAGGCAGGCAGCCACAAGGAGCTGGAGGCCATCTCCCATCTGGGCATGG AGTTCTGGAGCTCCTCCCTCAACACCAAGGTTCAGCAGAGGCCTTCTGAAGCCCCATCGATACCCAGGCTGAAGGCTCGCTCCCCTCAAGAACTGGATCAGGGCACGGGTGCAGCCCTCTGCTTCTTCAACCCCCTCTTCCCAGGGGACCTGGGCCCCACCAAACGGGAGAAATTCCAGAGGAGCTTTAAAGTGCGCGTGTCCACCGAGACCTCCagtcctctgtctccacctgccgTGCCGCCGCCTCCGGTTCCAGTACCGCCAGGGACGTCTTCCGGCCAAACCGAAAGACAGCCCCCTCGACAGCTGCTGCAGAGGGAGAGCTCAGTGGGGTACCGTGTGCCAGGGAGTGCTTCTGGGCCTGGCCTGCCTCCCCTGCCTTCACTTCAGGAGGTGGACTGCTGCTCCCCCAGTAGCTCAGAGGAGGAAGATTCTGCAGGAAGCCCCACAACCTCCCCATTCCTGGGCCGCCCCAGGCAGCGGCGGCCTCTGCTTCGGTCCATGAGTTCCGCTTTCTGCTCTCTGCTGGCGCCGGAGAGGCAGGTTGGCCGGGCAGCCACAATGCTAATGCAAAACCGGTACACAGCTGTGGGTCAGCTAGTGCAGGACCTGCTGACCCAGGTTCGGGCTGGTCCCGAGCCCCGGGAGTTGCAGTGCATCCGCCAGGCCTTAAGCCGGGCCCGGGCCATGCTGAGTGCAGAGCTGGGTCCCGAGAAGCTGCTCTCACCGGAGAGGCTGG AGttggtcctggagaagtccctgCACCGCTCCGTTCTCAAGCCTCTTCGGCCTATCCTAGCTGCCCGCCTGCGGCGCCGGCTTTCCACAGATGGTTCCCTCGGCCGCCTGGCTGAGGGCTTCCGCCTGGCCCGGACCCAGGGCCCTGGAGCCCTGGGGTCCCACCTGTGCCTCTCCTCCCCAGTGGAGACAGAGCAGGTGCGCCAGAGGCTGCTTCAGCTGCTCGGCACCTATTCGCCCGTCGCCCAGATCAAGTGGCTGCTGCAGGCCTGCAAACTGCTCTACACCGCCCTGAAAACCCAGGCGG GGGAGAAAGCTGGCGCGGATGAGTTTCTGCCTCTGCTGAGCCTTGTCTTGGCCCAGTGCGACCTTCCTGACCTCCTGTTAGAAGCTGAGTACATGTCGGAGCTGCTGGAGCCTACCCTGCTCACCGGAGAGG GTGGCTACTACCTGACCAGCCTCTCAGCCAGCCTGGCCTTGCTGGGTGGCCTGAGCCAGGCGCACACGCTCCCTCTCAGCCCGGCACAGGAGCTCCAGCGATCTCTGGCCCTCTGGGAACAGCGCCGCCTGCCGGCCACCCACAGCTTCCAG CACCTCCTCCGAGTAGCCTACCAGGACCCCAGCACAGGTTGCACCTCCAAAACCCTGGCTGTGCCCCCCGGGTCTTCGATTGCCTCTCTGAGCCAACTCTGTGCCACCAAGTTCCGAGTGACCCATCCTGATGCATTTGGCCTCTTCCTCTACAAGGACCAAGGCTACCATCGCCTGCCTCCTGAAACCCTGGCCCATCGGCTTCCCGCAACTGGCTACCTTGTCTACCGCCGGGCAGAGAGACCTGAGATCCAGAGGGCTgcaacagagaaggcaaaggcgGCCAGTGAGAGGCCAGAGGCAGGAGCGTGGGAGGGCGAGGGAGGGGACCCGAACAGTGAGGGGGAGTCCGAGACAACTGTTGACCAGGGAGGTGAGGATCAGGCCAGAGGAGGTCATGTGCGGCCAGCGGAGCACAGGGTAGAGGGAGGCCAAGCTGCAGAGGAGTAG
- the Brms1 gene encoding breast cancer metastasis-suppressor 1: MPIQPPGKETEEMEAEGDSAAEMNGEADESEEERSGSQTESEEESSEMDDEDYERRRSECVSEMLDLEKQFSELKEKLFRERLSQLRLRLEEVGAERAPEYTEPLGGLQQSLKIRIQVAGIYKGFCLDVIRNKYECELQGAKQHLESEKLLLYDTLLGELQERIQRLEEDRQSLDISSEWWDDKLHPRGSSKTWDSLPPSKRKKAPLVSGPYIVYMLQEIDILEDWTAIKKARAAVSPQKRKADGP; this comes from the exons ATGCCCATCCAGCCTCCaggcaaagaaacagaagaaatggaggcagaaggCGACTCAGCAGCTGAGATGAACGGGGAGGCGGATGAGAGCGAGGAGGAGCGGAGCGGCAGCCAGACGGAGTCAGAGGAGGAGAGCTCAG AGATGGATGACGAGGACTATGAGCGGCGGCGCAGTGAGTGTGTCAGTGAGATGCTGGACCTGGAAAAGCAGTTCTCAGAGCTGAAAGAGAA GTTGTTCAGGGAACGGCTGAGCCAGCTGCGCTTACgactggaggaagtgggggcCGAGAGAGCCCCCGAGTATACAGAGCCTCTTGGAGGGCTGCAACAGAGTCTAAAGATCCGCATTCAGGTGGCAG GAATCTACAAGGGCTTCTGTCTGGATGTGATCAGGAATAAATATGAGTGTGAACTCCAGGGAGCCAAACAGCACCTAGAG AGTGAGAAGCTGCTGCTGTATGACACGCTCCTTGGGGAGCTGCAGGAGCGGatccagaggctggaggaggaccGCCAGAGCCTGGACATCAGCTCTG AGTGGTGGGACGACAAACTGCATCCCAGAGGCAGCTCGAAGACCTGGGACTCGCTGCCCCCCAGCAAGAGGAAGAAAGCGCCTCTCGTTTCTG GCCCATACATTGTCTACATGCTGCAGGAGATCGACATCCTGGAAGACTGGACGGCCATCAAAAAG GCTAGGGCAGCAGTGTCCCCTCAGAAGAGAAAAGCAGATG GCCCCTGA
- the B4gat1 gene encoding beta-1,4-glucuronyltransferase 1 has translation MQMSYAIRCAFYQLLLAALMLVAMLQLLYLSLLSGLHGQEEQEQYFEFFPPSPRSVDQVKSQLRAALASGGVLDASGDYRVYRGLLKTTMDPNDVILATHASVDNLLHLSGLLERWEGPLSVSVFAATREEAQLATVLAYALSSHCPEMRARVAMHLVCPSRYEAAVPDPREPGEFALLRSCQEVFDKLARVAQPGINYALGTNISYPNNLLRNLAREEANYALVIDVDMVPSEGLWRGLREMLDQSNHWDGMALVVPAFEIRRARRMPMNKNELVQLYQVGEVRPFYYGLCTPCHAPTNYSRWVNLPEESLLRPAYVVPWRDPWEPFYVAGGKVPTFDERFRQYGFNRISQACELHVAGFNFEVLNEGFLVHKGFKEALKFHPQKEAENQRNKILYRQFKQELKAKYPNSPHRC, from the exons ATGCAAATGTCCTACGCCATCCGATGCGCCTTCTACCAGCTGCTGCTGGCCGCTCTCATGTTGGTGGCAATGCTGCAGCTGCTCTACCTATCGCTGCTCTCGGGACTGCacgggcaggaggagcaggaacaGTATTTCGAGTTCTTCCCGCCGTCCCCGCGATCCGTGGACCAGGTAAAGTCTCAACTCCGCGCCGCGCTGGCCTCCGGAGGCGTTCTGGATGCCAGCGGCGATTATCGCGTCTACAGGGGTCTACTGAAGACCACCATGGACCCCAACGATGTCATCTTAGCCACGCATGCCAGCGTGGACAACCTGCTGCACCTGTCCGGACTTCTGGAGCGCTGGGAGGGCCCACTGTCCGTATCAGTGTTCGCGGCCACCAGAGAGGAGGCACAGCTGGCCACGGTGCTGGCCTACGCGCTGAGTAGCCACTGCCCTGAGATGCGTGCCAGGGTTGCCATGCACCTCGTGTGCCCCTCGCGTTATGAGGCCGCCGTGCCCGACCCCCGGGAGCCTGGGGAGTTTGCCCTGCTGCGGTCATGCCAGGAGGTCTTTGACAAGCTAGCCAGGGTGGCCCAGCCCGGGATTAATTACGCACTGGGCACCAACATCTCCTACCCCAATAACCTGTTACGGAATCTGGCTCGAGAAGAGGCCAACTATGCCCTGGTGATTGATGTGGACATGGTGCCCagcgaggggctgtggagggGCCTAAGGGAAATGTTGGATCAGAGTAACCACTGGGATGGCATGGCCCTGGTGGTGCCTGCGTTTGAAATCCGCCGAGCACGCCGGATGCCGATGAACAAGAACGAGCTAGTGCAGCTCTATCAGGTGGGCGAAGTCCGGCCCTTCTATTATGGGCTGTGCACGCCTTGCCATGCGCCCACCAACTACTCCCGCTGGGTCAACCTGCCAGAAGAAAGCTTGCTGAGACCTGCCTACGTGGTGCCCTGGCGGGACCCCTGGGAACCATTTTATGTGGCCGGAGGAAAGGTGCCCACCTTTGATGAGCGCTTTCGGCAATACGGCTTCAATCGAATCAGCCAG gcctgtgagCTGCACGTGGCAGGATTTAATTTTGAGGTGCTGAACGAAGGTTTTCTGGTTCATAAGGGCTTCAAAGAAGCATTGAAGTTCCATCCCCAAAAGGAGGCTGAAAACCAGCGCAATAAGATCCTTTACCGCCAGTTCAAACAAGAGTTGAAGGCTAAGTACCCCAACTCTCCCCATCGATGCTGA